One Myripristis murdjan chromosome 18, fMyrMur1.1, whole genome shotgun sequence DNA window includes the following coding sequences:
- the trim2b gene encoding tripartite motif-containing protein 2, whose translation MEAHQHSPDSSSEECTVLEAPPGKNACQQHAGKVTELYCSVCECAVCEDCVAGGHGEHPNVPLSQALAQHRSALQERLGTVQNRLPQISDALTFVKEILQQLTNQRASIEEDIQSSFEDLHKQLDVRKSVLLMELEVTYGLKQKVLQAQVESLLRGQGEMTASCSQTEEALGEEACAANLQAERDLGERLGELASYGLPCQPEENDQLDLLMETDGLRKSIHNLGTIVTTSAVASQSEAMGAGLEQCVVGHPASVTIVTRDKAGGACKSGNAILSAEVFTPDGSIVDGEIVDHKNGTYEFVYIVPKEGDFSLALRLYDQHIKGSPFKLTVTRVSETEVEVSPSTTTATNSAANATPSTGSSEGAKRRGKSPGQKKKGSKRTSSALGTPRRKTQNPIEDDLIFRIGTKGRNKGEFTNLQGVAASSTGRILIADSNNQCVQIFSNEGEFKSRFGVRGRSPGQLQRPTGVAVHPSGDIIIADYDNKWVSIFSCEGKFKAKLGSGRLMGPKGVSVDQNGHVIVVDNKACTVFIFQPTGKLITKFGSRGNGDKQFAGPHFAAVNNNNEIIVTDFHNHSVKVFTPEGELVLKFGSNGEGNGQFNAPTGVAVDVNGNIIVADWGNSRIQVFDGSGSFLSYINTSADPLYGPQGLALTSDGHVVVADSGNHCFKVYRYLQ comes from the exons ATGGAGGCCCACCAACACTCCCCAGATAGCAGCAGTGAGGAGTGCACCGTCCTGGAGGCTCCGCCTGGCAAAAACGCCTGCCAGCAGCATGCAGGGAAG GTGACAGAGCTGTACTGTtcggtgtgtgagtgtgcagtgtgtgaggaCTGTGTGGCGGGGGGCCATGGCGAACACCCCAATGTGCCCCTGAGCCAGGCCTTGGCACAGCACCGCAGCGCCCTGCAGGAGAGGCTGGGGACTGTCCAGAACAG actTCCACAGATTTCAGACGCCCTGACTTTTGTTAAAGAGATCCTCCaacagctgaccaatcagagggcTTCCATTGAGGAGGACATCCAGTCGAGCTTTGAAGATCTGCACAAACAGCTGGATGTCAGGAAGAGCGTTCTGCTGATGGAGCTGGAGGTCACCTATGGACTCAAACAGAAG GTTCTTCAGGCCCAGGTGGAGAGCCTTCTCCGGGGTCAGGGGGAGATGACGGCCAGCTGTTCCCAGACAGAGGAGGCCCTGGGCGAGGAGGCGTGCGCGGCGAACCTGCAGGCAGAGCGGGACCTGGGGGAGCGGCTGGGGGAGCTGGCCAGCTATGGCCTGCCCTGCCAGCCGGAGGAGAACGACCAGCTGGACCTGTTGATGGAGACAGACGGGCTGAGGAAGTCCATTCACAACCTGGGGACCATCGTCACAACCAG tgCGGTGGCGAGCCAGAGTGAGGCCATGGGGGCAGGCCTGGAGCAGTGCGTTGTGGGACATCCAGCATCTGTCACAATAGTGACCAGAGACAAGGCAGGGGGAGCCTGCAAGAGCGGCAACGCTATTCTGTCGGCCGAG GTGTTTACTCCAGATGGCAGTATAGTGGACGGAGAGATAGTGGACCATAAGAATGGAACTTACGAGTTTGTGTACATAGTGCCAAAGGAGGGCGACTTCTCGTTGGCTCTGAGGTTGTATGACCAGCACATCAAAGGAAGTCCTTTCAAACTGACGGTCACCAGGGTCTCGGAGACAGaagtagag GTGtctccctccaccaccacagCCACCAACTCAGCAGCCAACGCCACCCCATCCACCGGCTCCTCTGAAGGGGCCAAGAGACGAGGGAAGTCTCCGGGCCAGAAGAAGAAGGGCTCCAAGAGGACAAGCAGCGCCCTGGGAACCCCTCGACGTAAAACCCAGAACCCCATCGAGGACGACCTCATCTTCAGGATCG gAACGAAGGGGAGGAACAAAGGAGAGTTCACCAACCTTCAAGGAGTCGCTGCCTCCTCCACTGGCAGGATACTGATTGCCGACAGCAACAATCAGTGTgtccag ATTTTCTCCAACGAGGGGGAGTTCAAGAGTCGGTTCGGGGTCCGGGGTCGGTCACCGGGGCAGCTGCAGCGTCCCACAGGCGTGGCTGTGCACCCcagtggtgacatcatcatcgCCGACTATGACAACAAATGGGTCAGCATCTTCTCCTGCGAGGGCAAGTTCAAG GCGAAGCTGGGCTCTGGTAGGCTGATGGGGCCAAAGGGCGTGTCCGTGGACCAGAACGGTCATGTGATCGTCGTCGACAACAAGGCGTGCACCGTCTTCATCTTCCAGCCGACCGGCAAGCTCATCACTAAATTTGGTAGTCGTGGCAACGGGGACAAGCAGTTTGCAG GTCCCCACTTTGCGGCCGTGAACAACAACAATGAGATCATCGTGACTGACTTTCATAACCACTCTGTTAAG GTCTTCACCCCAGAGGGAGAGCTGGTGTTGAAGTTCGGGTCTAACGGTGAGGGAAACGGTCAGTTCAATGCCCCGACTGGAGTGGCCGTTGACGTCAATGGGAACATCATCGTGGCTGACTGGGGCAACAGCAGAATACAG GTGTTTGATGGTAGTGGTTCCTTCCTCTCTTACATCAACACGTCCGCTGACCCTCTTTATGGACCGCAGGGTTTGGCCCTGACCTCAGACGGACACGTGGTAGTGGCAGACTCTGGCAACCACTGCTTCAAAGTCTACCGCTACCTGCAATGA
- the LOC115376531 gene encoding E3 ubiquitin-protein ligase TRIM39-like — MASSGVLPEKQFQCSICLQVFTDPVTTPCGHNFCQACIQSVWNSSEVCQCPACGKSFTSRPEISINTAFKELADMFRKMPVSLSPPPVPVAKPGEVVCDVCAGTSQQLKAAFKSCLVCLTSYCEAHLEPHQRVATLKVHKLIEPVENLGQRMCKKHERLLQMFCRDEQMCVCQFCTETEHKTHQAVTIEEESGERKVQMKKTRADFTQMIQERLNKVEEIKCSLELSRVSAQKETEESGHLFKSLIRSIEERQAEVNTEIEEKQRAAERRAKELVSELEQEITELQRRNTELEELENRDDHFQLLQSFPSLSTRPPTRDWSEFGVHPDLCVGTVRKALSKLDDTLTSQLGNLKEEELKAMQKYAVDVVLDPDTAHPNIVLSADGKQAGRGELLHVLPDIPQRFDPVICVLGKKGFLSGRFYFQVAVGNKTFWDLGVVKESVNRKGMITSTPDNGYWTVRLRGGNEYRALESPSVLLPLKEKPQTIGIFVDYEEGTVSFFNVEAKSQIYSFTGCSFTERLFPFLSPSVSDEGRNTAPLVVTAVSQGTQA; from the exons ATGGCCTCCTCAGGTGTTTTACCAGAGAAACAGTTCCAGTGCTCCATCTGTCTGCAAGTGTTCACCGACCCAGTCACCACTCCCTGCGGACACAACTTCTGCCAGGCCTGCATCCAGAGTGTGTGGAACAGCAGTGAGGTGTGCCAGTGTCCCGCCTGTGGGAAATCCTTCACTTCCCGGCCTGAAATAAGCATCAACACAGCGTTCAAAGAGCTGGCAGACATGTTTAGAAAGATGCCGGTGAGCCTGTCACCCCCACCGGTGCCCGTGGCCAAACCCGGCGAGGTGGTGTGCGACGTCTGTGCCGGGACGTCCCAGCAGCTCAAGGCCGCCTTCAAGTCCTGCCTGGTGTGTCTGACCTCGTACTGCGAAGCCCACCTGGAGCCTCACCAGAGAGTCGCCACCCTGAAGGTCCACAAGCTGATCGAGCCGGTGGAGAACCTGGGGCAGAGGATGTGCAAGAAGCACGAGAGGCTGCTGCAGATGTTCTGCAGGGAcgagcagatgtgtgtgtgccagttcTGCACCGAGACTGAGCACAAGACTCACCAGGCTGTTACAatagaggaggagagtggagagaggaag GTCCAAATGAAGAAGACAAGGGCAGACTTTACGCAGATGATCCAGGAGAGACTTAACAAAGTGGAGGAGATCAAATGTTCTCTGGAGCTCAGCAGG GTGAGCGCACAGAAGGAGACTGAAGAAAGTGGGCATCTCTTTAAATCTCTGATTCGCTCCATagaggagagacaggctgaGGTAAACACAGAGATTGAGGAgaagcagagggcagcagagcgTAGGGCGAAGGAGCTCGTCAGTGAGCTGGAGCAGGAAATCACTGAGCTCCAGAGGAGAAACactgagctggaggagctggagaacagAGACGACCACTTCCAGCTCTTACAG AGCTTCCCTTCACTCAGCACCCGGCCGCCCACCAGAGACTGGTCGGAGTTCGGTGTCCACCCCGACCTCTGTGTAGGAACTGTAAGGAAAGCGCTCTCTAAGCTGGATGACACTTTGACGAGTCAGCTGGGAAACCTAAAAGAGGAAG AGTTGAAGGCGATGCAGAAATACGCAG TTGATGTGGTTTTAGACCCGGACACCGCCCATCCCAACATCGTCTTATCAGCCGATGGGAAGCAGGCCGGTCGAGGAGAACTTCTGCACGTCCTGCCCGACATCCCTCAGCGCTTCGACCCTGTGATCTGCGTTCTAGGCAAGAAGGGATTCCTCTCAGGGAGGTTCTACTTCCAG GTTGCAGTGGGGAACAAGACCTTCTGGGACCTGGGTGTGGTGAAAGAGTCGGTCAACAGGAAGGGGATGATCACTTCCACCCCGGACAACGGCTATTGGACGGTGCGGCTGAGGGGCGGGAACGAGTACCGCGCCCTGGAATCGCCCTCAGTCCTTCTCCCTCTCAAAGAGAAACCACAGACTATAGGAATCTTTGTGGATTATGAGGAGGGCACGGTGTCGTTCTTCAATGTGGAAGCCAAATCTCAAATCTACTCCTTCACCGGCTGTTCATTCACCGAGCGACTTTTCCCCTTTCTCAGCCCAAGTGTTAGTGATGAAGGGAGGAACACTGCGCCGTTGGTCgtcacagctgtcagtcagggGACACAGGCTTAG